In Acidobacteriota bacterium, one DNA window encodes the following:
- a CDS encoding c-type cytochrome, whose product MTRHGLPGLAALLVGLAAVTGRGTGAAPQTVDPAKLDTGARIYGSLCTTCHGPDGDAIPAVNLKTGQYKRELTDLDLMTVISKGVPGTAMPANNLSNNELFALIAYLHVMKDYGARRVVLGDAGRGRAIFEGKAQCLSCHRVNQQGAYLGPDLTTAGASFSAAMFQDTLLDPSSTAKPGNRTIRAVTKTGEVVTGRRLNEDTWSVQIMDSRERLVSLWKPDLKEYAILGSPMPSYKDSLSAEERSDLIAYLVTLTPPPAAQGRGRGAAR is encoded by the coding sequence ATGACAAGACATGGGCTGCCGGGCCTCGCGGCCCTGCTGGTCGGCCTCGCGGCGGTCACCGGCCGCGGCACCGGCGCCGCGCCGCAAACGGTGGATCCCGCCAAGCTCGACACCGGGGCGCGGATCTACGGATCGTTGTGTACCACCTGTCACGGGCCCGACGGCGATGCCATCCCTGCCGTCAACCTGAAGACCGGCCAGTACAAGCGCGAGCTCACCGACCTCGACTTGATGACCGTCATCTCGAAGGGCGTGCCCGGCACGGCGATGCCGGCCAACAACCTCAGCAACAACGAGCTCTTCGCGCTGATCGCGTACCTGCACGTCATGAAGGACTACGGCGCGCGGCGCGTCGTGCTCGGCGATGCGGGACGCGGCCGCGCGATCTTCGAGGGCAAGGCCCAGTGCCTGTCGTGCCATCGGGTGAACCAGCAGGGGGCGTATCTCGGCCCGGACCTGACCACCGCCGGCGCCTCGTTCTCGGCCGCGATGTTCCAGGACACGCTCCTGGATCCGAGCTCGACCGCGAAGCCGGGCAACCGGACGATCCGCGCGGTGACGAAGACCGGCGAGGTCGTCACCGGCCGCCGGCTGAACGAGGACACCTGGAGCGTGCAGATCATGGACAGCCGCGAACGGCTCGTGTCGCTCTGGAAGCCGGACCTGAAGGAGTACGCGATCCTCGGCTCGCCGATGCCGTCCTACAAGGACTCGCTGTCGGCCGAGGAGCGGTCGGATCTGATTGCGTATCTGGTGACCCTGACGCCGCCGCCGGCCGCGCAGGGACGCGGACGAGGAGCGGCGCGATGA
- a CDS encoding winged helix-turn-helix domain-containing protein — MTSYRFGQFRLVPDQRLLERAGMPIALTPRALDLLVMLVRHRARVITKDEMLAVVWPGREVEEGNIAQQIHLLRRALADAGECVVTVPKHGYRFAAEVTECSESPRHAGITQHALLWDGRAFLLPEGSTVVGRADDVDVQLLLPSVSRRHAQIDVRGLDATVRDLESTHGTWRGVTRVQGAVPLVSGDEVRLGSALLVYRFTRPDDTTV, encoded by the coding sequence GTGACGAGCTACCGGTTCGGACAGTTTCGTCTGGTCCCCGACCAGCGCCTCCTCGAGCGTGCCGGGATGCCGATTGCGCTCACGCCGCGGGCCCTCGACCTGCTCGTGATGCTCGTGCGGCATCGCGCACGCGTCATCACGAAGGACGAGATGCTCGCCGTGGTCTGGCCGGGGCGCGAGGTCGAGGAGGGCAACATCGCTCAGCAGATCCATCTGCTGCGACGCGCCCTCGCCGATGCCGGCGAATGCGTCGTCACCGTTCCGAAGCACGGCTACCGGTTCGCGGCCGAGGTCACGGAGTGCTCGGAGAGCCCACGACACGCGGGCATCACCCAGCACGCGCTCCTGTGGGACGGCCGCGCGTTCCTGCTGCCGGAGGGATCGACGGTCGTCGGTCGGGCAGACGACGTGGACGTGCAGTTGCTGTTGCCGTCCGTGTCGCGCCGGCACGCGCAGATCGACGTGCGGGGGCTCGACGCCACGGTGCGAGACCTCGAGAGCACGCACGGCACCTGGCGCGGCGTGACGCGGGTGCAGGGCGCCGTGCCGCTCGTCAGCGGCGACGAGGTCCGGCTCGGATCGGCCCTGCTGGTCTATCGCTTCACTCGGCCCGACGACACGACGGTGTGA
- a CDS encoding type II toxin-antitoxin system prevent-host-death family antitoxin: MSVPAAEFKARCLALIDQVHERGEPITITKRGRVVAALVPAGAVEERPWERLRGKARWHGDPFAPVVPDDEIDAIR; the protein is encoded by the coding sequence ATGTCGGTCCCTGCCGCCGAGTTCAAGGCCCGCTGTCTCGCGCTCATCGATCAGGTACACGAACGGGGCGAGCCGATCACCATCACCAAACGCGGGCGCGTCGTCGCCGCCCTCGTGCCCGCCGGGGCCGTCGAGGAGCGGCCGTGGGAGCGTCTGCGCGGCAAAGCGCGGTGGCACGGCGACCCGTTCGCGCCGGTCGTCCCGGACGATGAGATCGATGCCATCCGATGA
- a CDS encoding AbrB/MazE/SpoVT family DNA-binding domain-containing protein, with translation MAKEVTLRQAGGSVSATLPKDMADRLRLEAGDRVLAVETNRGILLTPYDPDAERAMRIAASAAKT, from the coding sequence ATGGCCAAGGAAGTCACGCTGCGTCAGGCCGGCGGTTCGGTGAGCGCGACGCTGCCCAAGGACATGGCCGACCGGTTGCGGCTCGAGGCCGGGGACCGGGTGCTGGCCGTCGAGACCAACCGAGGCATTCTGCTCACCCCGTACGACCCGGACGCTGAACGCGCCATGCGCATCGCGGCCAGCGCCGCGAAGACGTAG
- a CDS encoding TonB-dependent receptor, whose translation MSLVRIFVLLLCLSPAFAGAQAPAPRGRLTLTVADPTGGVIPGASVTLAGLDEATKAARIAPVTTTDRGTAVFENLAPGRYAARAEFPGFEIGLLRDFKVNRGDNKQVVVLALKNMSESVTVGMDGQSQGADRASRAFGLTVTDEQIQALSDDPAEMARQIAELAGTDAIIRVDSFEGQQLPPKAQIKSIHVTRDQFAAETEQPGSTFVDVITQPGVGPIRGQVNVSFRDDSMSAKSPFTASKGPEQMRGFGINLAGTIVDQKAGFSLNIGGQSNYSTPNLNVALPTGKSFDVLKTRQPFEALTISATVDYALTRDQTLKFAYSQNQNEQRNQGIGAYDLPERAFSRYNHSYTFRALQAGPIGRRTFLNSRLSFSWPSFGIDSSLEAPTIVVQDAFTSGGAQRAGRVDGRNLNVASDVDYVRGIHSWRTGVQIYGDWYRATLNNNYLGTYYFDSLEAYAAGTPFLYTRSIGDPLLSFFHARIGVYVQDDIRVRKGLTLSPGVRYSYQTRVGDRAAFEPRVGVTWAPFAKGATTIRASAGIFHGWLDPEIWWQTVRSDPQHQRDVIIRDPAYPDPGPADASPVSTTYRLGDYKLNRNYRYSVGVDQRFSPRFGVNVLYNYYNQGQFPRGLNLNPVVGGARVDPSAGNIILTVTDAELRRHEVYVNANYSLATPSPATNRAGFNWRRVAMNGSYAFIRARRNAIGPFDVPASGTLDTEWGPGPGDTPYRVSVGITSTQVKNLSVNLLINAVDGYPYTLRTGSDDNGDGLLNDRPDGVGLWSLRTAKQWTVNGRFTYTLPVRAAAGEGGAPPRYRTSVYVAVNNLTNHANLIGHSGIMTSPFFMQPTSVANPRKVDVGLNMAF comes from the coding sequence GTGAGCCTTGTTCGGATCTTCGTACTCCTCCTGTGTCTCTCGCCGGCGTTCGCCGGCGCACAGGCCCCGGCTCCACGCGGCCGGCTGACGCTGACGGTCGCCGATCCCACCGGCGGCGTCATTCCGGGCGCTTCGGTCACGCTCGCCGGTCTCGACGAGGCCACGAAGGCGGCGCGCATCGCGCCCGTGACCACGACCGACCGCGGCACGGCCGTCTTCGAGAACCTCGCCCCCGGCCGCTATGCCGCGCGTGCCGAGTTCCCCGGCTTCGAGATCGGGCTGCTCCGAGACTTCAAGGTCAATCGCGGCGACAACAAGCAGGTCGTCGTGCTCGCGCTGAAGAACATGTCGGAGTCCGTCACGGTCGGCATGGACGGCCAGTCGCAGGGCGCGGACCGTGCCTCGCGGGCGTTCGGGCTGACCGTCACCGACGAGCAGATCCAGGCGCTGTCGGACGACCCGGCCGAGATGGCGAGGCAGATCGCCGAGCTCGCCGGAACGGACGCGATCATCCGGGTGGACAGCTTCGAGGGGCAGCAGTTGCCGCCGAAGGCGCAGATCAAGTCGATCCACGTGACGCGCGATCAGTTCGCGGCCGAGACCGAGCAGCCCGGCTCGACGTTCGTGGACGTCATCACCCAGCCTGGCGTCGGCCCGATCCGCGGCCAGGTGAACGTCTCGTTCCGCGACGACTCGATGAGCGCGAAGAGCCCGTTCACGGCGAGCAAGGGGCCGGAGCAGATGCGCGGCTTCGGCATCAACCTCGCCGGCACGATCGTGGACCAGAAGGCCGGCTTCTCGCTGAACATCGGCGGCCAGAGCAACTACTCGACGCCGAACCTCAACGTCGCCCTGCCGACGGGCAAGAGCTTCGACGTGCTGAAGACGCGCCAGCCGTTCGAGGCGCTCACCATCAGCGCGACGGTGGACTACGCGCTCACGCGCGACCAGACGCTGAAGTTCGCCTACTCGCAGAACCAGAACGAGCAGCGCAACCAGGGCATCGGCGCCTACGACCTGCCGGAGCGGGCCTTCTCCAGGTACAACCACAGCTACACGTTCCGCGCCCTGCAGGCCGGGCCGATCGGCCGCCGGACGTTCCTCAACTCGCGGCTGTCGTTCTCGTGGCCGAGCTTCGGCATCGACTCCAGCCTCGAGGCGCCGACCATCGTCGTCCAGGACGCGTTCACGAGCGGCGGCGCACAGCGCGCGGGCCGCGTGGACGGCAGGAACCTGAACGTCGCGTCCGACGTGGACTACGTCAGAGGCATCCACTCGTGGCGCACGGGCGTGCAGATCTACGGCGACTGGTATCGCGCGACGCTGAACAACAACTACCTCGGCACGTACTACTTCGACAGCCTGGAGGCGTACGCGGCCGGCACGCCGTTCCTCTACACGCGGAGCATCGGCGACCCGCTGCTCAGCTTCTTCCACGCGCGGATCGGCGTCTACGTGCAGGACGACATCCGCGTGCGCAAGGGGCTGACGCTCAGCCCAGGCGTCCGCTACAGCTACCAGACGCGCGTCGGCGATCGGGCCGCGTTCGAGCCGCGCGTCGGCGTGACGTGGGCGCCGTTCGCGAAGGGGGCGACCACGATCCGCGCGAGCGCGGGGATCTTCCACGGCTGGCTCGATCCGGAGATCTGGTGGCAGACCGTGCGATCCGATCCTCAGCACCAGCGCGACGTGATCATCCGCGATCCCGCCTACCCGGATCCCGGGCCTGCCGACGCGTCGCCCGTTTCGACCACGTACCGGCTCGGCGACTACAAGCTGAACAGGAACTATCGCTACAGCGTCGGCGTGGATCAGCGGTTCTCGCCGAGGTTCGGCGTCAACGTCCTCTACAACTACTACAACCAGGGCCAGTTCCCGCGCGGGCTGAATCTCAATCCCGTCGTCGGCGGCGCGCGCGTGGACCCTTCGGCGGGGAACATCATCCTGACGGTCACGGATGCCGAGCTCCGGCGTCACGAGGTGTACGTGAACGCCAACTACAGCCTGGCCACGCCGTCGCCGGCGACGAACCGGGCCGGCTTCAACTGGCGGCGCGTCGCGATGAACGGCAGCTACGCCTTCATCCGGGCGCGCCGCAACGCGATAGGGCCGTTCGACGTGCCGGCCAGCGGGACGCTCGACACCGAGTGGGGGCCTGGACCTGGCGACACGCCGTATCGCGTGAGCGTCGGCATCACGAGCACCCAGGTGAAGAACTTGTCCGTCAATCTGTTGATCAACGCGGTGGACGGGTACCCCTACACGCTGAGGACGGGATCCGACGACAACGGCGACGGTCTGCTGAACGATCGGCCGGACGGCGTCGGCCTCTGGTCGCTGCGCACGGCGAAGCAGTGGACGGTGAACGGCCGGTTCACCTACACGCTGCCGGTGCGCGCCGCCGCGGGCGAGGGCGGCGCGCCGCCGCGATACCGCACGAGCGTGTACGTCGCGGTCAACAACCTCACGAACCACGCGAACCTGATCGGGCACAGCGGCATCATGACGTCGCCGTTCTTCATGCAGCCGACGAGCGTCGCGAATCCTCGCAAGGTGGACGTCGGGCTGAACATGGCGTTCTGA
- a CDS encoding serine/threonine-protein kinase, protein MDIETGTRLGPYEILSPLGAGGMGVVCRARDTRLDREVAIKLAAPGRLADPAARSRFQREMAIAARLSHPRVCTLLDAGVEDDRPYFVMELVHGQTLATRLDRSAGQGIPLHEALEIAAGLCDALAFAHRHGVVHRDVKPSNVMLTPDGVKLLDFGVAQLLAADVVPDSQAATVPQAFMGTPAYMAPEQIDGRADQRSDLFAVGAVLYEMLTARRAFPGASSSEILGGVVRCSPQPLAEIRPALPPWVIRIVERCLRKDPDERWQAAADLAEALRWARDPVMLTALPQAQRRQGITGRASVGVAMAAFAIAAAAWWVRAPGPAPRVEFYMDDVALPDGERFLPGQSSWSRDGRRVAVVTQPLAGSAVETKIWIREIGGARPWQLIDGAGPEFVTYPSWSPDGRSLAYFRDHELVRSSLASPVPVTLADAPDGRGTTWLDNETILFAPEAQGDIWQIAAKGGTPSVVLRRQPDDLGVKYPMALEGRRFLYWAQRSRLAASEIRVTSPSLSGASVTIVQSAKAGAYADGHLFYVQDNRIVAQPIDAETWTLRGDAELVPVETGLGGNLGAPFLTAGGEVAGAESVRREARELTWVNRSGQALATVGEVAPYRTMALSPDGRRLLVERAAPGIDTAAIWLLDLQSGASRRVATEVGASLPVWHPGQDRVAFRASLGPGGSGAVQEQSLDGRTRVPLVEVLASARPAGWSVHGELVWWAGDPTGKLNGIFVRQGDVDRPYRLIRMGADVRSVVLRPGGSALAFTSNESGTFEVYVDTFPHPRPAPWQISTGGGSLPRWSQDGRELFFEAGGVLSVIAMTGRDGGPDGAPRRLFPLEDADYDVHPDGRLLVERRRRPDAHYLRVFQHWSNRPASEHTDNR, encoded by the coding sequence ATGGACATCGAGACCGGGACTCGCCTGGGCCCGTACGAGATCCTGTCACCGCTCGGTGCCGGCGGCATGGGCGTGGTCTGCCGCGCGCGCGACACCCGGCTCGATCGGGAGGTCGCGATCAAACTGGCCGCGCCGGGTCGGCTCGCCGATCCGGCCGCGCGGTCGAGATTCCAGCGCGAGATGGCGATCGCGGCCCGGCTGAGCCATCCCCGGGTCTGCACGCTCCTCGACGCGGGGGTCGAGGACGACCGGCCCTACTTCGTGATGGAGCTGGTGCACGGCCAGACGCTGGCGACGCGCCTCGACCGGTCGGCCGGCCAGGGCATTCCGCTCCACGAAGCGCTCGAGATCGCGGCGGGCCTCTGCGACGCGCTCGCCTTCGCCCACCGGCACGGCGTGGTCCACCGGGACGTCAAGCCGTCCAACGTGATGCTGACCCCCGACGGCGTGAAGCTGCTGGACTTCGGCGTCGCCCAACTCCTCGCGGCCGACGTGGTCCCCGATTCGCAGGCCGCGACCGTGCCTCAGGCGTTCATGGGCACGCCTGCGTACATGGCGCCGGAACAGATCGACGGGCGTGCGGACCAGCGCTCGGATCTGTTCGCCGTTGGTGCCGTGCTCTACGAAATGCTGACCGCCCGGCGCGCCTTCCCCGGCGCGTCTTCGTCCGAGATCCTGGGCGGCGTCGTTCGATGCTCGCCGCAGCCGCTGGCGGAGATTCGGCCGGCGCTGCCGCCGTGGGTGATCAGGATCGTCGAGCGATGCCTCCGGAAGGATCCCGACGAACGCTGGCAGGCCGCGGCCGATCTCGCCGAGGCGCTGCGGTGGGCACGCGATCCGGTCATGCTCACGGCCCTTCCGCAGGCGCAGCGACGCCAAGGGATCACCGGTCGAGCGTCCGTTGGCGTAGCCATGGCGGCCTTCGCGATCGCGGCGGCAGCCTGGTGGGTTCGAGCCCCTGGGCCGGCGCCGCGCGTGGAGTTCTACATGGACGACGTGGCGCTGCCGGACGGCGAGCGATTCCTTCCAGGCCAGAGCTCGTGGTCCAGGGACGGCCGCCGGGTGGCCGTGGTGACGCAGCCGCTCGCGGGCAGCGCGGTCGAGACGAAGATCTGGATCCGCGAGATCGGCGGGGCCCGCCCGTGGCAGTTGATCGACGGCGCCGGACCCGAGTTCGTCACCTATCCGTCCTGGTCGCCTGACGGTCGATCGCTCGCCTACTTCCGCGATCACGAGCTCGTGCGGTCTTCGCTCGCCTCGCCGGTGCCCGTCACGCTGGCCGACGCGCCCGACGGGCGAGGCACGACGTGGCTCGACAACGAGACGATCCTCTTCGCGCCCGAGGCCCAAGGCGATATCTGGCAGATCGCGGCGAAGGGCGGCACACCGTCCGTGGTGCTCCGGCGTCAGCCGGACGACCTCGGCGTGAAGTATCCGATGGCGCTGGAGGGAAGGCGATTCCTCTACTGGGCCCAGCGCTCGCGGCTGGCGGCGAGCGAGATCCGGGTGACCTCGCCGAGCCTGTCGGGTGCGAGCGTCACGATCGTGCAATCCGCCAAAGCGGGCGCATACGCCGACGGACATCTCTTCTACGTCCAAGACAACAGGATCGTCGCGCAGCCGATCGACGCCGAGACGTGGACCCTGCGCGGGGACGCGGAGCTCGTGCCGGTGGAGACCGGCCTGGGAGGCAACCTCGGTGCGCCCTTTCTCACGGCCGGCGGTGAGGTCGCCGGCGCCGAGTCCGTGCGGCGCGAGGCGCGCGAGCTGACGTGGGTGAACCGATCGGGCCAGGCACTCGCGACCGTCGGTGAGGTAGCGCCGTACCGCACGATGGCGCTGTCGCCCGACGGGCGGCGGCTCCTCGTCGAGCGCGCCGCGCCGGGGATCGATACGGCGGCCATCTGGCTCCTGGACTTGCAGAGCGGCGCGTCGCGCCGCGTGGCCACCGAGGTCGGCGCGTCGCTGCCGGTGTGGCATCCCGGGCAGGACCGCGTGGCGTTTCGAGCATCCCTCGGGCCCGGCGGCAGCGGCGCCGTCCAGGAGCAGAGCCTCGACGGGCGCACCCGCGTCCCGCTCGTCGAGGTCCTTGCCTCCGCGCGCCCCGCGGGATGGAGCGTGCACGGCGAGCTCGTGTGGTGGGCCGGCGATCCGACAGGGAAGCTCAACGGCATCTTCGTGCGCCAGGGCGACGTCGACAGACCGTACCGGCTGATTCGCATGGGCGCGGACGTGCGCAGCGTCGTGCTCCGCCCGGGCGGGAGCGCGCTGGCCTTCACCTCGAACGAGTCCGGCACGTTCGAGGTCTACGTGGACACGTTTCCTCACCCGCGCCCCGCGCCGTGGCAGATCTCGACGGGTGGGGGCAGCCTCCCGAGGTGGTCGCAGGACGGACGCGAGCTCTTCTTCGAGGCTGGCGGCGTGCTGTCCGTCATCGCGATGACCGGCCGGGACGGCGGCCCGGACGGCGCGCCGCGCCGGTTGTTCCCCCTCGAGGATGCCGATTACGACGTCCATCCCGACGGCCGGCTGCTCGTGGAGCGGCGCCGGCGGCCCGACGCGCACTACCTTCGCGTGTTCCAGCACTGGTCGAACAGGCCGGCCAGCGAACACACGGACAACCGGTGA
- a CDS encoding PQQ-dependent dehydrogenase, methanol/ethanol family yields MRRRTLVILLGVLALAGAALDAQVGWDRLRNARREPQNWMTYSGTLDGWRHSSLTQITPANAKDLEMKWVFQADSTEKLESSPLVVDGVMYVTQPPNDIIALDAKTGRVFWIYQYQVAPDARVCCGRINRGLAILGNTLFMGTIDAHLVAVDAKNGRLLWNTKIATAADGYAIAMAPLVVKDKVIVGTAGGEQGIIGFVAAFDAKTGKEAWRFNTIPGPGEPGHETWPGDTWEHGAGSLWVTGTYDPDLNLTYWGVGNPGPDWNPDVRKGDNLYTCSALALDPDTGELKWHFQFTPNDGMDWDSAQVPVLVDMTWDGAPRKLMLWANRNGFFYVLDRVTGRFVRGAPFVRQNWAAGLDENGRPIRLINTRVSAEGVLTYPNAQGGTNWFSPSWSPRTGLFYVGAWKEASALASSVPVEFVPGRGYTGGSPSTKMPNIRRPTINTWTEQAGHGEILALDPRTGKEKWAFVMHDVTDAGILTTASDVLFSGSREGYFMALDARTGAVLWKALTSGQISSGPISYEVDGKQYVAISAYHAVFAFGLR; encoded by the coding sequence ATGAGGCGACGGACACTGGTGATCCTGCTCGGCGTGCTGGCCCTGGCCGGCGCGGCCCTCGACGCGCAAGTGGGCTGGGATCGGCTGAGGAACGCGCGGCGCGAGCCGCAGAACTGGATGACCTACTCGGGCACCCTCGACGGCTGGCGGCACAGCTCGCTCACGCAGATCACGCCGGCCAACGCCAAGGACCTCGAGATGAAGTGGGTCTTCCAGGCCGACTCCACCGAGAAGCTCGAGTCCTCGCCGCTCGTCGTCGACGGCGTGATGTACGTGACGCAGCCGCCGAACGACATCATCGCGCTCGACGCCAAGACCGGGCGCGTGTTCTGGATCTACCAGTACCAGGTCGCGCCCGACGCGCGCGTGTGCTGCGGCCGCATCAACCGCGGCCTGGCGATCCTCGGCAACACGCTGTTCATGGGCACGATCGATGCGCATCTCGTGGCGGTCGACGCGAAGAACGGCCGCCTCCTCTGGAACACGAAGATCGCGACCGCCGCGGACGGCTACGCCATCGCCATGGCGCCGCTCGTCGTCAAGGACAAGGTCATCGTCGGGACGGCCGGCGGCGAGCAGGGCATCATCGGCTTCGTCGCGGCGTTCGACGCGAAGACCGGCAAGGAAGCCTGGCGCTTCAACACGATCCCGGGTCCGGGTGAGCCGGGGCACGAGACGTGGCCGGGCGACACCTGGGAGCACGGCGCGGGCTCGCTCTGGGTGACCGGCACGTACGATCCCGATCTCAACCTCACGTACTGGGGCGTGGGCAATCCCGGACCCGACTGGAATCCCGACGTCCGCAAAGGCGACAACCTCTACACCTGCTCGGCGCTCGCGCTCGATCCCGACACCGGCGAGCTGAAGTGGCATTTCCAGTTCACGCCGAACGACGGCATGGACTGGGACTCGGCGCAGGTGCCCGTGCTCGTGGACATGACGTGGGACGGCGCGCCGCGCAAGCTGATGCTCTGGGCCAACCGCAACGGCTTCTTCTACGTGCTCGATCGCGTCACCGGCCGCTTCGTGCGCGGGGCGCCGTTCGTGCGGCAGAACTGGGCCGCGGGGCTCGACGAGAACGGCCGGCCCATCCGTCTCATCAACACCAGGGTCTCGGCCGAAGGCGTCCTGACGTACCCGAACGCGCAGGGCGGCACCAACTGGTTCTCGCCGTCGTGGAGCCCGCGCACCGGGCTCTTCTACGTCGGCGCGTGGAAGGAGGCGTCGGCGCTCGCCTCGTCGGTGCCGGTGGAGTTCGTCCCGGGCCGCGGGTACACCGGCGGATCGCCGTCGACGAAGATGCCCAACATCCGGCGGCCGACGATCAACACCTGGACCGAGCAGGCCGGCCACGGCGAGATCCTCGCGCTCGATCCTCGCACCGGGAAAGAGAAGTGGGCGTTCGTGATGCACGACGTCACCGACGCCGGCATCCTGACGACGGCGAGCGACGTGCTGTTCTCGGGCAGCCGCGAAGGCTACTTCATGGCGCTCGACGCGCGCACCGGCGCCGTGCTCTGGAAGGCGCTGACGAGCGGCCAGATCTCGTCCGGCCCGATCAGCTACGAGGTCGACGGCAAGCAGTACGTCGCGATCTCCGCCTACCACGCGGTCTTCGCCTTCGGCCTGCGGTGA
- a CDS encoding type II toxin-antitoxin system VapC family toxin, which translates to MSVLLDTHAWIWWVDQDRRLGTAAIAALDGLPRTERPCLCDISLWEVGMLVAAGRLGLDVPLADWLAAAAHPRSVRLMPITPAIAAGVAALPAPFQRDPADRLIVATARAHALPVLTHDRRILASRLVKRWRPARSRR; encoded by the coding sequence ATGAGCGTGCTGCTCGACACGCACGCGTGGATTTGGTGGGTGGATCAGGACAGACGACTGGGCACTGCGGCCATCGCCGCGCTGGACGGGCTCCCGCGAACCGAGCGCCCCTGCCTGTGCGACATCAGCCTGTGGGAAGTCGGCATGCTCGTCGCCGCCGGGCGCCTCGGCCTCGATGTGCCGCTCGCGGACTGGCTGGCCGCTGCGGCGCATCCGCGCTCGGTGCGCCTGATGCCGATCACGCCCGCCATCGCGGCTGGTGTCGCGGCGCTGCCCGCCCCGTTCCAGCGGGATCCGGCCGACCGGCTGATCGTCGCGACGGCCCGCGCGCACGCGCTCCCCGTGCTCACGCACGATCGGCGCATTCTCGCGTCCCGGCTCGTGAAGCGCTGGCGCCCTGCTCGCTCACGACGATGA